One Nostoc sp. UHCC 0302 DNA window includes the following coding sequences:
- the rppB gene encoding two-component system sensor histidine kinase RppB — protein MERNPIFYQTRLRLAAWYTLVMGGILGLSSLGVYSVVAHAYYETIDQGLQSVANALHKSIEPAWQQPGQLQRLAKEFSLELCVDQTSCLPKRTSIKKSITEAANPVNYYIRLLDRSGKLFASGGMEFGNFSITSALEHWQILTDSSGTRYREITLPLYTQNQVSGYLQVARSITDLEQHLTYLRLTLVLGLPISMIFVGLSSWWLAGRAMQPVYLSYQQMQQFTADAAHEFRTPLATMYSTIEAAIKLQQEPKSNGGILDVLKRQNRRLSQLVGDLLLLTRIDQKQLTGEYQSCCLNDLISDLIEELAFLAVETKINLSKQVQVSEKLYVMGNEEQLYRLISNLIANAIQATSSGGKVTVFLEKSELYAMIKVEDTGIGIAVEHQQRIFDRFYRVDRDAYGGLRLRSRTSGGSGLGLAIAIAIARAHKGNIHVQSQPGLGSTFTVRLPIS, from the coding sequence ATGGAACGCAATCCCATCTTTTACCAGACTCGGTTGCGCCTGGCAGCTTGGTATACCCTCGTCATGGGCGGTATTTTAGGGCTATCTAGTTTGGGGGTTTATAGTGTGGTTGCCCATGCCTACTATGAAACCATAGACCAAGGATTGCAGTCAGTCGCAAATGCACTCCATAAAAGTATTGAACCGGCTTGGCAACAACCCGGACAATTACAACGCCTTGCTAAAGAATTTTCTTTAGAATTATGTGTGGATCAGACAAGTTGTTTGCCTAAAAGAACATCTATTAAAAAATCAATCACAGAGGCGGCGAATCCAGTTAATTACTATATACGCTTATTGGATCGCTCAGGAAAACTTTTTGCTAGTGGGGGCATGGAATTTGGCAATTTTTCGATTACCTCAGCATTAGAGCATTGGCAAATATTAACAGATTCCTCTGGCACTCGATACCGCGAAATCACTTTACCTTTGTATACTCAAAACCAGGTTTCGGGTTATCTACAAGTTGCGCGTAGTATCACTGATTTAGAACAACATCTTACTTATTTAAGGCTAACTTTGGTGTTGGGATTGCCAATTTCCATGATTTTCGTTGGGTTGTCTAGTTGGTGGTTGGCAGGAAGAGCAATGCAACCTGTATATCTTTCCTACCAACAAATGCAACAATTTACTGCTGATGCTGCCCATGAGTTTCGCACACCTTTAGCAACAATGTACTCTACTATTGAAGCTGCTATCAAGTTACAGCAAGAACCAAAATCCAATGGTGGAATTTTAGATGTACTCAAACGCCAAAATCGGCGACTATCACAATTAGTAGGAGATTTACTGTTATTAACGAGGATAGATCAAAAACAACTAACAGGAGAATATCAGTCTTGCTGTTTGAATGATTTAATTAGCGACTTAATTGAGGAATTAGCATTTTTGGCAGTAGAAACTAAAATAAATCTCTCTAAACAGGTGCAAGTCTCAGAAAAACTGTATGTGATGGGAAATGAAGAACAGCTTTATCGCTTAATTTCCAACTTAATTGCCAATGCAATTCAAGCTACATCTAGCGGTGGAAAAGTCACGGTTTTTTTGGAAAAAAGTGAGCTTTACGCCATGATTAAAGTTGAAGATACAGGAATTGGTATTGCTGTTGAACATCAACAGCGAATTTTTGATCGCTTCTACCGAGTAGATCGCGATGCCTACGGCGGGCTGCGCTTACGCTCTCGCACCTCTGGCGGTTCGGGTTTGGGATTAGCCATCGCAATCGCGATCGCCAGAGCGCATAAAGGCAATATTCACGTTCAAAGTCAACCTGGGCTAGGTAGTACATTTACAGTTCGACTTCCTATTTCATAA
- a CDS encoding bacteriorhodopsin, whose amino-acid sequence MGADIFMIVTGFIGAVEAPPYNYLWWVISSGAFLAILGSLLTEYSASAKRRNGRVNSLFQTLRNILIVLWICYPIVWILGAEGFRVISVGWETLCYAVLDLCAKVGFGFVVVSAGNETLAQASNSDRIMETTHSYMQSEERERSPY is encoded by the coding sequence ATGGGGGCAGATATTTTCATGATTGTCACTGGTTTTATCGGCGCTGTTGAAGCTCCGCCCTACAACTATCTTTGGTGGGTAATCAGTTCGGGTGCTTTCTTAGCTATCTTAGGATCGCTGTTGACTGAATATTCTGCTAGTGCTAAGAGACGAAATGGCAGAGTAAACAGTTTGTTTCAAACTCTGCGAAATATACTAATCGTTTTGTGGATTTGCTATCCGATTGTTTGGATTCTTGGTGCTGAAGGGTTCCGTGTCATCAGTGTTGGCTGGGAAACCTTATGCTACGCAGTTCTAGACTTATGTGCCAAGGTAGGTTTTGGTTTTGTGGTTGTGTCTGCTGGTAATGAAACTTTAGCCCAAGCCAGCAACAGCGATCGCATCATGGAAACTACTCATTCCTATATGCAAAGTGAGGAAAGAGAACGGAGTCCTTATTGA
- the rppA gene encoding two-component system response regulator RppA, with translation MRLILVEDEADLGAAIKQVLSHEAYIVDWFLDGTQAWQYLETGWTEYTLAIFDWMLPGISGIELCKWLRSRQLTLPVLMLTAKDRMEEKIIGLDSGADDYLVKPFDMAELLARLRALQRRSSYVGTTLTPQVQPRSLQVGCLTLNYSTHQLIRQYYHGENQVFSLTVKEFQLLEYFMRHPNQIVSRDQIINQLWEIGAEPVSNVVAAQIRLLRRKLGEEENESLIETVYGVGYRLNIPPAEIGR, from the coding sequence ATGCGGCTGATATTAGTTGAGGATGAAGCAGATTTAGGTGCAGCAATCAAACAAGTCCTGAGCCATGAAGCGTATATAGTTGACTGGTTTCTAGATGGTACTCAGGCATGGCAATATCTAGAAACTGGCTGGACTGAGTATACCTTAGCGATTTTTGATTGGATGCTGCCTGGAATTTCGGGGATAGAGTTGTGTAAATGGTTGCGATCGCGCCAATTAACTCTACCTGTATTAATGCTAACGGCTAAAGACCGAATGGAGGAAAAGATTATTGGTCTAGATAGCGGTGCAGATGATTATTTAGTTAAACCCTTTGATATGGCAGAGCTGCTGGCAAGATTGCGGGCATTACAACGGCGATCCTCTTACGTAGGAACAACGCTGACACCTCAAGTCCAACCCCGAAGCTTACAAGTAGGTTGCCTGACTCTCAATTACAGCACTCATCAACTTATTCGTCAGTATTATCACGGTGAAAATCAAGTATTCTCTTTAACTGTCAAGGAATTTCAATTGTTGGAATATTTCATGAGGCATCCTAACCAAATTGTCAGCCGCGACCAAATTATTAATCAGCTTTGGGAAATTGGTGCAGAACCAGTTAGCAATGTCGTAGCAGCACAAATTCGCTTATTGAGACGCAAATTAGGAGAAGAAGAGAACGAATCTTTAATTGAAACTGTTTATGGTGTGGGCTATCGTCTCAATATTCCGCCTGCGGAAATAGGCAGATGA
- a CDS encoding bacteriorhodopsin — MTQLWLWVAFIGMVIGCIYFGLKASAMRRKEGMEFPLESFFITLWAAAFYLTMILGETVTPINGQTVFWGRYIDWVVTTPLLLLELGVIAGLRPKLIAGVMGAIGERLE, encoded by the coding sequence ATGACTCAACTTTGGCTGTGGGTTGCCTTTATTGGCATGGTCATCGGTTGTATTTATTTTGGCTTAAAAGCATCTGCCATGAGGCGTAAAGAAGGGATGGAATTTCCCCTCGAAAGCTTTTTCATTACGCTTTGGGCAGCAGCATTCTACCTGACAATGATTCTCGGCGAAACAGTAACGCCTATCAATGGTCAAACAGTTTTCTGGGGGCGTTACATAGACTGGGTAGTGACAACTCCATTGCTCTTGCTGGAACTAGGTGTGATTGCCGGATTACGCCCTAAATTGATTGCAGGTGTGATGGGGGCCATCGGTGAGAGGTTAGAATAA